The Agaribacterium sp. ZY112 genome includes the window TGGTCATGATAAGGACGGGTACATCACCGGCCAGTTTAATTAGGTCTGTACCGGGAGCGCCAGGCAGGCGTAGATCACTGATAATAAGGTCAAAGGTATCTATTTTTTGCTTGGTCGCTTCTGCGACTGAGCCGGTTTCCACGACTTCATATTTATTGCGACTTAATAGTTTGCGTAGTGCGGTACGAATGATGACTTCGTCTTCAACAATTAAAATCTTGCTCATAGTCGTGTTACCTAGATCTCCTCATTAACAACTCACGCATTTAGCTTATCGCTAGCGGAGGCGGTATCTGCAAGCCAAATTGACCTGCAGCGGGAGTTTATTATTAGGCCCAAAGGGCTTTAGTTAGATGTGCTAGTGTTACTTAGGGTCTCAGTAGATGCAAGAGCGCTGGGCAAATTTATCACAAACTTTGTGCCTTTCTGTAACACCCTATCTGTAGGGCTTATGATTTCCATTTGTCCTCCGTGGTCTTCAATAATGCTGTAGACCATAGCAAGGCCAAGGCCTGTGCCTTCTCCAGGCTCTTTGGTGGTAAAAAAGGGCTCTAAGATACGACCCTGTATCTCTGCAGGAATACCTGGACCTTCATCAATAACCGCAAACTGAACATCCTTATCGATACGATCAACAACAACACTGACCTTGGTGCCCTCGGGGCAGGCGTCGCGTGCATTGCCAAGTAGATTAACAAACACTTGTATAAGGCGCTGGCTGTCACCGCTAACTCGAACGTATTCGGGCACATCGTTTACAAACTGCATTTGAGCTTTTTCTTTTTGTAAGGCAATTAGATTGATGCCTTCTTGGGCGCAGTCTCGAAGGTTTACGGCTTCTAGTTCACTGCCTCGATTGTGGCCAGCGTGGCTAAAGCTGACTAGTGAGTGAACAATGCGGCTGACTCGCTTGGTCTGGCTTAGAATTTGGTCAGCGGTTTCTAGGATCTCTGGATCATCGGTTTCGTATTTTAAGATTTGAGCAAGGCTGTCGATGCCAGTGACCGGATTGCCGATTTCATGGGCTACTCCTGCCGCAAGACGGCCGACGGAGGCTAGGCGTTCACTGTGCAGTAGTTCGTTTTCGAGCATTTGTAGTTCGGTAACATCTTCGAGCAATATGACTTGTCCATCGACTTGGTGCTCAAGAGATGATGGGATGCTGGCCTTATGTAAGTTGAGCCAGCGCTCGCTATCGGCAATTTCAATAAGCTGTTTGTGCTGGTGGTTTTCACTTAAGTCAGCAAAAGACGCCAGTAGGGGCCCCCAGGGTTCTAATACATCATCTAAGCGTGAACCTCTAACCTGCTCGCTGGCAATGCCGCTTAGGTTTTGCATAGCATGATTCCACATAAGGACTTCGCGGTCTTTGCCGACGCTGAGGCCGGCCATGGGTAGCTTTTCTAAGGTGCGTCGGTGGTACAGGCGCAAGCTATCTAGCTCTGCAGTAAGTCCGCTTAAGTGGTCGCGATAGTGGTGTAGGCGTTCTTCGATCAGGTTAATATCGGTTGCCCCTTCAACTTCGGGTACGCGCAATGGAATCAGGGTATCCATAATTTCGGTGGCCAGAGAGATGCCTAATAAGCCGCTGAGGTTGGCTTCAATTTCATCTCTAAGGCGGCGCAGTGCATAAGGGCGTCTTTCATTGGGGTTGAGCCCCAATTCGCCTAGAGCTCGGTGGACTTCAATGCGGGCGGTGTTTTGGCCAATACGCTCACTGAGCCGTTCAACCATCTCTTCTGGGTCGCGAATATCCAGCACCATTCTTACTGGGTGGCTGAGCTCATCTTCAGAGCAGAGTTCGGCTGAGTAGCGCTCTTCATTACTTTGTTTTGTGAGCAACGAAATAATGACAAAGCTGCCGACATTCAGTGCTGTTGACCACAGGGCGATATCGCTCCAGGCACTCATGCCTATAGTGATACTTAAGTCAGCAAAGCCGAGAGCAAACGTGTGTTCACCGATGTAAATAGGCAGCAATAGACCTGCGGCCCATATGCCCATGCCCAGGCCTAGGCCAGTCAATAAACCTTGGCGGTTTGCGCCTGCCCAATGGGTAACGCAGATAATACCGGGCAATAATTGCAGGGCTGCGATAAAGGCCATGAGTGCAAGGTCACTTAAGCTGTAGCGGTGTTCAAGTGCGCTATAAAAAACATAAGCTAGGGCAATAATGGCCAGAACTAAGCCGCGACGAATGGTAACGATCTGGCCGTAGAGTTCACTTTTGGAGCTGAGTGAGGCTGCAGGCAAAATCCACTGATTCATCACCATCGTAGATATGGCTAGGCAGATCGAGACAATCGCTCCAGTAGCGGCACTTAAGCCTGCGACAAAACTGATGATGGTGAAGGTAGGGCTTTCGGCTAGTAGCGGCACTGCGAGTGAGTAGTACTCGCTTGGAATGCTACTGCCAAATTGCTGCCCGGCCCAGAGGATGGGGAAGATGGGTAATGCCATTAACAGCATAAAGAGTGGGAAGGCCCACGTCACGGTGTACGTTGAGTGGCGTAAGGGATTTTCAACCACGGCCATGTGGAAAATGTGAGGCATGGCTACGGCAGTTGAAAGGAAGATCAGTAGCAGGGTATGGCTTTCTGAGTTCTTTAATGGTGCGTAGAGCTCATCGAGCTTTTCTGGGTTTTCCACCAGCCATTGGTCGAGGCCGCTCACACCACCAAAGACGGCATAGAGGCAAAAACCACCAACGGCAAGCATGCCAAATAACTTAACGACGGATTCAAAAGCCATTGCTGTAATTAGGCCTTTATGGTGTTCTCTGTTAGCGCCAAATACCAATGCAAAACAAGCGATCACAATACAATAAACCAAGGCTAGGGCATCGCGAGTATCAAAGCTGTCGAGGCCGCGTTCAATATCGTGGCTGCTGCTGGTCAGTAGTACGATGGTGTCGGCAACCGCTTGAATCTGCAGGCTTAAAAGTGGCAGTACAGATAGGAGCATGCAGAGCGTCACTAAGCCGCCGACTTCGTGGCTGTGGTAGCGAAAGGTTAGCAAGTCGGCCATCGAGGTGATTTGAAAGCGCCGAGCCAGTTCGATCAGGGGTTTGAGAGCGACAGGAGCAAATAGAAAAAGCATGCCTGTGCCCATGTAATACGCTAAGGCGCCGTAGCCAAAGTCATCAGCAAACTCGATAACACCGTAATAGCTCACCGCACTCGCAAAGATACCCAGTGAGAGGATGTACATCACTGGGTGTGAGGCAACCTTGCTTGGGATAATGTTTCGTTCTGTCGCCCAAGCAATAGAAAATAGGATGCTGAGGTAAATAAGACAGATTAAGGCAACGTCAAAAAAACTAAAGCTCATGCTTTTTCACCAGTGAGCGCTGCACAAAGTAGGCAATAATAATAATGGCCAGCCAAATGATATACGGGCGATACCATCCCCCCGTGGTGCTAAGTAACCAGCTGAATAGGCTGGGGGAGAAGATAAATAGCAGAAGAAGAATAAGCAGTAGTGGGCTTTGGCGCATGAGCAAGAGCGAGTTGTTAAGGGTGCTCTAGTGTAGCTTAAAGTGCAGTAATACTCAGCTTAGATCTGAGAGTAGAAGCTCGCGGCAGTCATCAAGGTTAAGCTGGGGCCAGCGCTCGGTCGCCCATGTTAATAGTGCTCTAAGCTCTCTGGGGGCTGAGTGGGTATCCATGCCAAGCGCTCGGCAAGCTCGCTTTACATTTTCAAGTGCCTCTGTGTTGTTAAGTGCAGGTGCGTGGTTTTGCTTGCTGAGTTTTTGCCCTGCTGAGCTGCTTATGACAGGGATGTGTAAATAGTTGGGTGTTGATGCGCCAAATAGTGTCATCAGAGCCACTTGCTTGCAGGTGGTTTCTAGGAGATCACTACCGCGGACCACATGGGTGATACCTTGATGGCTATCGTCACAGCTTACCGCTAGCTGATAGGCAAATAAGCCATCTTTGCGATGAATAATAAAGTCACCACTCTGGGCTAGGTCTTCCTTTTGTAAGCCTTGGGCTCGGTCTTGAAAGCTAAAAAGGCTTTGCCTGCTAAAGGCGAGATCGCAGTTTAGGCGAGTGGCAGCGGGGGTATTTACTGGCAGTGTTCTAAGGCGGCAGTGTCCGTCATAGCAGCCGGTTAGCTCTTTAAGGCGCTTGCGGTTGCAGTTACAACGGTAACTTAGGCCTTGTTCTTTGAGGTTTTGTAACTGCTGTTGATATCTGTGCTGGTGTTGGCTTTGGTAGCTGTGGCTCTCGTCCCAATCGAGACCGTGTTGCTTGAGGCTGTCGATGATTAATAGGTCGGCGCCAGCTTGCTCGCGAGGAGGGTCAATATCTTCTATGCGCAGTAGCCATTGGCCCTGGTGGGCTCGAGCATCTAGCCACGAGGCAAGTGCACAAACGAGGGAGCCAAAGTGTAGGGGGCCGGATGGAGATGGAGCGAAGCGGCCGCGATAAGCGCAGGGCATAAGCTGAAAGGGTAACTAGAAGCACTTCAGTTGTTGGCTGAAGTGCTTGCAGGTCTTAACCGAGGATCTGCTTTTCTTTGATCTCGTCCAGAGTCTTACAGTCCACGCATAGGGTCGCTGTTGGGCGAGCTTCTAGGCGGCGAATGCCTATCTCTACACCACAGGCGTCACAATAACCGTAATCTTCAGTTTCGAGCAGCTCTAAGGTTTTGTCGATCTTTTTAATGAGTTTGCGCTCGCGGTCACGAGTGCGAAGCTCAAGACTGAACTCTTCTTCTT containing:
- a CDS encoding ATP-binding protein, which gives rise to MSFSFFDVALICLIYLSILFSIAWATERNIIPSKVASHPVMYILSLGIFASAVSYYGVIEFADDFGYGALAYYMGTGMLFLFAPVALKPLIELARRFQITSMADLLTFRYHSHEVGGLVTLCMLLSVLPLLSLQIQAVADTIVLLTSSSHDIERGLDSFDTRDALALVYCIVIACFALVFGANREHHKGLITAMAFESVVKLFGMLAVGGFCLYAVFGGVSGLDQWLVENPEKLDELYAPLKNSESHTLLLIFLSTAVAMPHIFHMAVVENPLRHSTYTVTWAFPLFMLLMALPIFPILWAGQQFGSSIPSEYYSLAVPLLAESPTFTIISFVAGLSAATGAIVSICLAISTMVMNQWILPAASLSSKSELYGQIVTIRRGLVLAIIALAYVFYSALEHRYSLSDLALMAFIAALQLLPGIICVTHWAGANRQGLLTGLGLGMGIWAAGLLLPIYIGEHTFALGFADLSITIGMSAWSDIALWSTALNVGSFVIISLLTKQSNEERYSAELCSEDELSHPVRMVLDIRDPEEMVERLSERIGQNTARIEVHRALGELGLNPNERRPYALRRLRDEIEANLSGLLGISLATEIMDTLIPLRVPEVEGATDINLIEERLHHYRDHLSGLTAELDSLRLYHRRTLEKLPMAGLSVGKDREVLMWNHAMQNLSGIASEQVRGSRLDDVLEPWGPLLASFADLSENHQHKQLIEIADSERWLNLHKASIPSSLEHQVDGQVILLEDVTELQMLENELLHSERLASVGRLAAGVAHEIGNPVTGIDSLAQILKYETDDPEILETADQILSQTKRVSRIVHSLVSFSHAGHNRGSELEAVNLRDCAQEGINLIALQKEKAQMQFVNDVPEYVRVSGDSQRLIQVFVNLLGNARDACPEGTKVSVVVDRIDKDVQFAVIDEGPGIPAEIQGRILEPFFTTKEPGEGTGLGLAMVYSIIEDHGGQMEIISPTDRVLQKGTKFVINLPSALASTETLSNTSTSN
- the gluQRS gene encoding tRNA glutamyl-Q(34) synthetase GluQRS gives rise to the protein MPCAYRGRFAPSPSGPLHFGSLVCALASWLDARAHQGQWLLRIEDIDPPREQAGADLLIIDSLKQHGLDWDESHSYQSQHQHRYQQQLQNLKEQGLSYRCNCNRKRLKELTGCYDGHCRLRTLPVNTPAATRLNCDLAFSRQSLFSFQDRAQGLQKEDLAQSGDFIIHRKDGLFAYQLAVSCDDSHQGITHVVRGSDLLETTCKQVALMTLFGASTPNYLHIPVISSSAGQKLSKQNHAPALNNTEALENVKRACRALGMDTHSAPRELRALLTWATERWPQLNLDDCRELLLSDLS
- the dksA gene encoding RNA polymerase-binding protein DksA → MPDANNSFALRDFTPYEEKDGEEYMNPEQKVHFRALLMAWRRELMEEVDRTVTHMKDEAANFPDPADRASQEEEFSLELRTRDRERKLIKKIDKTLELLETEDYGYCDACGVEIGIRRLEARPTATLCVDCKTLDEIKEKQILG